The Planococcus liqunii genome includes a region encoding these proteins:
- a CDS encoding TPM domain-containing protein translates to MMKKWMVLFGIFSFMAAAPVLAFEFPELAGDIYIQDIAGVLTPEEEEELRQLGRELEDATTAQLAVMVVPTLDGEPIADYAVEALRHYGVGTKEENNGVLMVVSTGDREIYISTGYGLEAVLPDGKVGRILDDYAVSHLKQNDFGAGIKDTYKALHEEIGTTYGWDAELAVPQPLTQQPSGAEEKDVWLIPRLILVGIFVIWILVSLFGDGAGRGNSKSAGKRSPSSSRRSSSSRSGRGGSGGGGGAGRKF, encoded by the coding sequence ATGATGAAGAAATGGATGGTTCTGTTTGGGATTTTCAGTTTTATGGCTGCGGCTCCTGTCCTAGCTTTTGAATTTCCCGAATTGGCAGGGGATATTTACATTCAGGACATTGCCGGCGTATTAACTCCTGAAGAAGAAGAGGAACTGCGGCAGTTGGGAAGAGAGCTTGAAGATGCCACCACGGCTCAGCTGGCAGTGATGGTTGTCCCGACACTGGACGGTGAACCGATTGCTGATTATGCGGTGGAAGCCCTCCGGCATTACGGAGTAGGGACAAAAGAAGAAAATAATGGCGTGCTCATGGTCGTTTCGACTGGAGACCGGGAAATTTACATTTCTACCGGTTACGGCCTTGAAGCCGTTCTGCCAGATGGCAAAGTGGGACGGATCCTGGATGACTATGCCGTTTCCCACCTTAAGCAAAATGATTTTGGCGCGGGAATAAAAGATACCTATAAAGCGCTTCATGAAGAAATAGGAACAACTTATGGCTGGGATGCGGAGCTGGCAGTTCCACAGCCGTTAACTCAGCAGCCGAGTGGTGCTGAAGAAAAGGATGTATGGCTGATTCCTCGGCTCATCCTCGTCGGCATTTTTGTCATCTGGATCCTCGTTTCTTTATTTGGCGACGGGGCCGGGAGAGGCAATAGCAAAAGTGCAGGAAAAAGAAGTCCGTCAAGTTCCCGCCGAAGCAGCAGTTCGCGAAGCGGCCGCGGCGGTTCCGGAGGCGGAGGCGGTGCCGGCCGCAAATTCTGA
- a CDS encoding glutaredoxin family protein, protein MITLYTRPNCPLCDEAKMMMELVREDFPFEYEEVNIESDDALHEKYMLMIPVVEKDGEVAIYGNVGYIELLEALEF, encoded by the coding sequence ATGATTACTTTATACACACGGCCCAACTGTCCGTTATGCGACGAGGCAAAAATGATGATGGAACTCGTAAGAGAAGATTTTCCGTTTGAGTACGAAGAAGTCAATATCGAGAGCGACGATGCCCTCCATGAAAAATACATGCTGATGATTCCTGTCGTTGAAAAAGACGGGGAAGTGGCCATTTACGGAAACGTCGGCTATATCGAACTGCTGGAAGCGTTAGAATTTTAA
- a CDS encoding sugar-binding transcriptional regulator, with amino-acid sequence MDPLTEAKKKLMPEMTELLKKRYQILQTIGLEQPIGRRTLSELAGMTERDIRKETDLLRNQQLIEARTSGMYVSVQGEEVLEALKDFMREMAGLSDMEKQLKSILGITRVLILPQDSDDIPAVKANIGKEAARLLETKFPLYKKIAVTGGSTMAAISKEITADKKDASLQFIAARGGLGEDVLHQANTIASLFAEKTGGAVKTLYLPDHLSAEAYEMMMREPVIKEMMELYDQTEVVVHGIGNAEEIALHRKSSVEEVNRIRNGGAVSEAFGYYFDKEGNVVYRIRTAGIQMEQVQNAPFILAVAGGRSKATAILSYFKIAPPQTTLITDEGAARKIIELTQKQEEF; translated from the coding sequence ATGGATCCATTAACGGAAGCGAAAAAAAAGCTGATGCCGGAAATGACCGAGCTCCTGAAGAAACGTTATCAGATCCTGCAGACGATTGGATTGGAACAGCCGATTGGCAGGCGGACGTTAAGTGAACTTGCCGGCATGACAGAACGGGATATTCGGAAAGAAACGGATTTACTGCGAAACCAGCAGTTGATTGAAGCCAGAACTTCCGGCATGTATGTTTCGGTACAAGGCGAGGAAGTGCTGGAAGCTTTAAAAGATTTCATGCGCGAAATGGCTGGCTTGTCAGACATGGAAAAGCAGCTGAAATCGATTTTAGGCATCACAAGAGTGCTCATTCTGCCGCAAGACAGCGATGACATTCCAGCAGTGAAGGCAAACATTGGCAAAGAAGCAGCCCGCTTATTGGAAACAAAGTTCCCACTGTATAAAAAAATTGCAGTGACCGGCGGCAGCACGATGGCCGCCATTTCGAAAGAAATCACTGCAGATAAGAAAGACGCCTCTTTGCAATTTATTGCGGCAAGAGGCGGACTTGGCGAAGATGTGCTGCATCAAGCCAATACCATTGCTTCTTTGTTCGCTGAAAAAACGGGCGGAGCCGTCAAAACGCTCTACCTGCCGGATCATTTAAGTGCGGAAGCGTACGAGATGATGATGCGGGAACCGGTGATCAAGGAAATGATGGAGCTGTATGATCAGACAGAAGTAGTTGTCCATGGCATCGGCAACGCTGAAGAAATTGCGCTGCACCGCAAGTCTTCGGTGGAAGAGGTCAATCGCATCCGAAACGGCGGAGCGGTCAGCGAAGCGTTCGGCTATTACTTCGACAAAGAAGGAAATGTAGTTTACCGCATCCGCACAGCGGGAATTCAAATGGAGCAGGTTCAAAACGCACCATTTATCCTGGCGGTTGCAGGGGGACGTTCAAAAGCGACAGCGATTCTCTCGTATTTCAAAATTGCACCGCCGCAGACGACCTTAATTACAGATGAAGGTGCAGCACGAAAAATAATCGAGTTAACTCAAAAACAGGAGGAATTTTAA
- the gap gene encoding type I glyceraldehyde-3-phosphate dehydrogenase — MTLKLAINGFGRIGRIVFRQALANEEVEVVAVNDLTDAKMLAHLLKYDSIHGTLDAEISSEGNDLIVNGKKIHVYSEKDPANLPWAENNIDIVIESTGFFTNADDAKKHIQAGAKKVIVSAPGKNMKTLVMGVNHESYNPEEDDVISNASCTTNGLAGISKILNDRFGIKKAMMTTIHSYTNDQILLDSPHKDYRRARSAAESMIPTTTGAAVAVTKVLPELTGKLDGMAIRVPTPNVSLIDLVAELETDVTKEEVNAALKEAIDKDENAFLSYSELPLVSRDYNGVTASSTVDLLSTMELGGNMVKVLAWYDNESGYSARCIDIALHMYKTGL; from the coding sequence ATGACTTTAAAATTAGCTATTAACGGATTCGGCCGTATCGGACGTATTGTATTCCGCCAAGCATTGGCAAACGAAGAAGTGGAAGTAGTGGCAGTAAACGACTTGACTGACGCAAAAATGCTTGCTCACTTGCTGAAATATGATTCAATCCACGGCACATTGGATGCAGAAATTTCATCTGAAGGCAATGATTTGATTGTCAACGGCAAGAAAATCCATGTCTACTCTGAAAAAGATCCGGCGAACCTTCCATGGGCTGAAAACAACATCGATATCGTAATTGAATCTACTGGATTCTTCACAAATGCTGACGATGCGAAAAAACACATCCAAGCAGGCGCGAAAAAAGTTATCGTTTCTGCACCAGGCAAGAACATGAAAACTCTTGTGATGGGCGTTAACCACGAAAGCTACAACCCGGAAGAAGACGATGTGATTTCAAACGCATCTTGTACAACTAACGGCCTTGCAGGAATCTCTAAAATCTTGAACGACCGTTTCGGCATCAAAAAAGCGATGATGACAACAATCCACTCGTACACAAACGACCAGATTCTTTTGGACTCACCGCATAAAGATTACCGCCGTGCACGTTCTGCTGCAGAATCAATGATTCCGACTACTACAGGAGCTGCAGTTGCAGTAACAAAAGTATTGCCGGAACTTACTGGCAAACTAGACGGTATGGCAATCCGCGTTCCTACACCAAACGTATCCTTGATCGACTTGGTTGCAGAACTTGAAACAGATGTGACAAAAGAAGAAGTAAATGCTGCACTTAAAGAAGCAATCGACAAAGACGAAAATGCATTCTTGAGCTACAGCGAACTTCCATTGGTTTCACGCGACTACAACGGCGTTACAGCTTCCTCAACTGTGGACTTATTGTCTACAATGGAACTTGGCGGAAACATGGTAAAAGTTCTTGCATGGTACGATAACGAATCCGGTTATTCTGCACGATGCATCGACATTGCTTTGCACATGTACAAAACAGGTTTGTAA
- a CDS encoding phosphoglycerate kinase: MLNKMTMKDVDLKGKRVFCRVDFNVPMSEGKVTDDTRIRAAVPTIEYLVENGAKLILASHLGRPKGTVNEDMRLAAAGAKLSELLHKEVKSLDESIGPKVEQEIASMNDGDIVLLENVRFHPGEEKNDEELAKAFAALADVFVNDAFGAAHRAHASTAGIAKHLPSVSGLLLEKELDVLGKALSDPERPFTAIIGGAKVKDKIGVIDHLLDKVDNLLIGGGLSYTFTKAQGHEIGTSLLEEDKIELAQSFIKKAEEKGVKLYLPVDVVVTKEFSNDTETKVVPINEIPSDWMGLDIGPKTVELYSDVIMNSKLIIWNGPMGVFEMSSFENGTKSVAQAMAKTEAYTVIGGGDSAAAVEQFKVADQMDHISTGGGASLEFMEGKELPGVTALTDK; the protein is encoded by the coding sequence ATGTTGAATAAGATGACGATGAAAGACGTGGACTTAAAAGGAAAACGTGTATTTTGCCGAGTAGATTTCAACGTACCGATGTCAGAAGGAAAAGTGACGGACGACACACGGATCCGTGCAGCTGTACCAACAATTGAATATCTGGTTGAAAATGGAGCAAAATTGATTTTGGCAAGCCATCTGGGACGGCCAAAAGGCACAGTCAACGAAGACATGAGACTCGCGGCAGCGGGAGCCAAGTTAAGTGAGTTATTACATAAAGAAGTAAAGAGCCTCGATGAATCGATCGGGCCAAAAGTTGAACAGGAAATCGCTTCAATGAACGATGGCGACATTGTTTTATTGGAAAATGTCCGGTTCCACCCAGGCGAAGAAAAGAATGACGAAGAACTGGCCAAAGCGTTTGCTGCCTTGGCGGACGTATTTGTCAATGACGCATTCGGAGCCGCACATAGAGCACATGCTTCGACGGCTGGAATTGCAAAGCACTTGCCATCCGTTTCAGGCTTGCTGCTGGAAAAAGAACTGGATGTACTGGGGAAAGCTTTATCCGACCCGGAACGTCCGTTTACCGCAATTATCGGCGGAGCCAAAGTAAAAGACAAAATCGGCGTTATCGACCATTTATTGGACAAAGTTGATAATCTGTTGATCGGCGGCGGTCTGTCGTATACGTTCACGAAAGCACAAGGCCATGAAATCGGCACGTCGCTTCTTGAGGAAGATAAGATTGAACTCGCACAGTCGTTCATCAAAAAAGCGGAAGAAAAAGGCGTCAAGCTTTACCTTCCGGTCGATGTAGTGGTAACGAAAGAATTTTCGAATGACACGGAAACAAAAGTGGTCCCGATTAATGAAATCCCGTCTGATTGGATGGGCCTCGATATTGGGCCAAAGACCGTTGAACTGTATTCAGACGTCATCATGAATTCCAAATTGATTATCTGGAACGGACCGATGGGCGTGTTCGAAATGAGCTCATTTGAGAATGGCACCAAATCTGTAGCGCAGGCTATGGCAAAAACAGAAGCGTATACCGTAATTGGCGGAGGCGATTCAGCCGCTGCAGTTGAACAATTTAAAGTTGCTGATCAAATGGATCATATTTCCACAGGCGGCGGTGCTTCCCTTGAATTTATGGAAGGCAAAGAATTGCCAGGCGTAACGGCATTAACCGACAAATAA
- the tpiA gene encoding triose-phosphate isomerase, translating into MRKPIIAGNWKMYKTSAEAKQFVEEVKGLAPDASKVDSVICAPALYLQQLVASTESSALQIGAQTMHEEKEGAFTGEVSPVQLKDLGVNYVIIGHSERRQYFNETDQSVNKKVVAAFEHGITPIMCVGETLEQRESGETGSVVEAQVEAGLAGLSEQQASELVIAYEPIWAIGTGKTATAEDANEVCGIIRKKVASLFNEETAQNIRIQYGGSVKPANIEELMGMEHIDGALVGGASLETDSFVKLLEAGSHA; encoded by the coding sequence TTGAGAAAGCCGATCATTGCAGGAAACTGGAAAATGTATAAAACTTCTGCAGAAGCTAAACAATTTGTAGAAGAAGTAAAAGGACTTGCACCTGATGCAAGCAAAGTGGACTCAGTTATCTGTGCCCCTGCACTTTATCTTCAACAGCTTGTGGCGTCAACCGAATCAAGCGCTCTTCAAATCGGTGCACAAACCATGCACGAAGAAAAAGAAGGCGCCTTTACCGGCGAAGTCAGCCCGGTGCAATTGAAAGACCTGGGCGTCAACTACGTCATTATCGGGCATTCAGAACGCCGCCAATATTTCAATGAAACAGACCAATCGGTAAACAAAAAAGTAGTGGCTGCTTTTGAACACGGCATCACACCGATTATGTGTGTAGGCGAAACGCTTGAACAGCGCGAAAGCGGCGAAACCGGTTCTGTAGTCGAAGCGCAAGTGGAAGCTGGACTTGCAGGACTTTCTGAACAGCAAGCAAGTGAATTGGTAATTGCCTATGAGCCAATCTGGGCAATTGGAACAGGCAAAACAGCAACGGCAGAAGATGCCAATGAAGTTTGCGGCATCATCCGCAAGAAAGTCGCTTCACTATTCAATGAGGAAACTGCACAAAACATCCGCATTCAATACGGCGGCAGTGTAAAACCGGCCAACATTGAAGAATTGATGGGCATGGAGCATATTGACGGAGCACTTGTTGGAGGAGCCAGCCTTGAAACCGATTCTTTTGTAAAACTATTAGAGGCGGGATCGCATGCGTAA
- the gpmI gene encoding 2,3-bisphosphoglycerate-independent phosphoglycerate mutase, which yields MRNTEYPVALIILDGFGCRKETFGNAVAQAEKPTFDRLWDSYPHSLLTASGEAVGLPEGQMGNSEVGHLNIGAGRIVYQNLTRIHKSIRDGDFYQNPAFLEAVGNAKSSGKALHLMGLLSDGGVHSHYEHLFALLELAKQHGLTDVYVHGFLDGRDVGPQTGLRYVEEAERRMKEIGVGKFASISGRYYAMDRDKRWERVELAYRVLVDGIGQNALSASDGIRASYETGIHDEFVVPFAITENGLPVATLESGDSVVFFNFRPDRAIQLTSVFVREGFDAMPLSAKHPSNLSFITFTSYSDDLPTRVAFETLNLENTIGEVLSAKGLTQLRIAETEKYPHVTFFMSGGREDVFPGEDRILVNSPKVATYDLQPEMSAYEVTDRLVEQIQNDAHDAIILNFANPDMVGHSGMLEPTIRAIEVVDECLGRIVDALHAKGGHAIVTADHGNADEVTTLEGLPMTAHTTNLVPVIVTKQGVELRTDGILADLAPTVLKLLNVEQPAEMTGKPLY from the coding sequence ATGCGTAACACAGAATATCCAGTCGCTTTAATTATTTTGGACGGTTTTGGCTGCCGGAAAGAGACATTCGGCAACGCAGTCGCACAAGCCGAAAAACCGACGTTTGACCGTTTATGGGACAGCTATCCGCATAGCTTATTGACTGCTTCAGGAGAAGCGGTCGGGCTTCCGGAAGGCCAGATGGGCAACTCGGAAGTTGGCCATTTGAACATTGGCGCCGGACGGATTGTTTACCAAAACCTGACCCGGATCCATAAATCGATCCGGGATGGGGATTTTTATCAAAACCCTGCATTTCTGGAAGCTGTTGGAAATGCCAAATCAAGTGGCAAAGCGCTACATCTGATGGGCTTGTTGTCAGACGGGGGCGTCCACAGCCATTATGAGCATTTGTTTGCCCTTTTGGAATTGGCGAAACAGCATGGTTTAACAGATGTCTATGTCCACGGCTTTTTGGATGGCCGGGACGTCGGACCGCAAACGGGACTTCGTTACGTAGAAGAAGCGGAACGTCGGATGAAAGAAATCGGCGTCGGCAAATTTGCGTCCATCAGTGGCCGTTATTATGCAATGGACCGCGATAAACGCTGGGAACGCGTCGAATTGGCGTACCGTGTGCTGGTGGATGGCATCGGGCAAAACGCGTTGTCTGCAAGCGACGGCATTCGGGCTTCATACGAAACCGGCATCCACGATGAATTTGTCGTTCCGTTTGCCATCACTGAAAACGGCCTGCCGGTTGCTACATTGGAAAGCGGCGATTCCGTTGTGTTTTTCAACTTTCGCCCGGACCGTGCCATTCAGTTGACGTCAGTATTTGTGCGTGAAGGATTTGATGCGATGCCGCTTAGCGCGAAGCATCCGTCCAATTTGTCGTTTATCACGTTTACTTCGTATAGCGACGATTTGCCGACGCGCGTCGCCTTTGAAACGCTGAACCTTGAAAACACCATCGGCGAAGTATTGTCCGCAAAAGGCTTGACGCAATTGCGCATTGCCGAAACGGAAAAATACCCGCATGTCACGTTCTTTATGAGCGGTGGGCGAGAAGATGTTTTCCCAGGCGAAGACCGGATTTTGGTGAATTCGCCGAAAGTCGCCACGTACGATTTGCAGCCGGAAATGAGTGCTTATGAAGTCACCGACCGTTTGGTGGAGCAAATTCAAAACGACGCACACGATGCCATCATTTTGAACTTTGCAAACCCGGACATGGTGGGCCATAGCGGAATGCTTGAGCCGACCATCCGTGCCATTGAAGTGGTCGACGAATGCCTAGGCCGCATCGTGGATGCGCTGCATGCCAAAGGCGGACATGCCATTGTTACCGCTGACCACGGCAATGCAGACGAAGTCACCACGCTTGAAGGCTTGCCGATGACCGCACATACCACGAACCTGGTGCCGGTCATTGTGACCAAACAAGGCGTTGAATTGAGAACAGACGGCATCTTGGCCGATCTGGCTCCAACTGTACTGAAATTATTAAATGTTGAACAACCGGCAGAAATGACCGGAAAACCATTATATTAA
- the eno gene encoding phosphopyruvate hydratase gives MPIITDVLAREVLDSRGNPTIEVEVFTESGAFGRAIVPSGASTGEHEAVELRDGDKSRYLGKGVLKAVDHVNNEIAAEIEGNFSALDQVSIDQALIALDGTENKGRLGANAILGVSMAVAHAAADYLDVPLYQYLGGFNAKQLPVPMMNILNGGEHADNNVDIQEFMVMPVGAETFRHAVRMGAEIFHNLKSVLKEKGYNTSVGDEGGFAPNLGSNEEALQTIMEAIEKAGYKPGEDVLLAMDVASSEIYDKEKGVYNLPGDNTVKTSAEMVDWYEELANKYPIVSIEDGLDENDWEGHKLLTERIGDRVQLVGDDLFVTNTKKLAQGIEQGVGNSILIKVNQIGTLTETFDAIEMAKRAGYTAVISHRSGESEDVTIADIAVATNAGQIKTGAPSRTDRVAKYNQLLRIEDQLNETSKYLGVKTFYNLKK, from the coding sequence TTGCCAATTATCACAGACGTATTAGCACGCGAAGTATTAGATTCACGAGGAAACCCAACAATCGAAGTGGAAGTATTTACGGAAAGCGGTGCTTTCGGGCGCGCAATCGTACCATCAGGAGCTTCTACAGGCGAACACGAAGCAGTTGAACTCCGCGATGGCGACAAGAGCCGTTACCTGGGCAAAGGCGTATTAAAAGCGGTTGACCACGTAAACAACGAAATCGCAGCAGAAATCGAAGGGAACTTCTCAGCGCTTGACCAAGTATCGATCGACCAAGCGTTGATCGCACTTGACGGCACAGAAAACAAAGGACGTTTGGGCGCAAACGCCATTCTGGGCGTTTCCATGGCCGTAGCACACGCTGCAGCTGATTACTTGGATGTTCCGCTTTATCAATACTTGGGCGGATTCAATGCGAAGCAATTGCCGGTGCCGATGATGAACATCTTAAACGGCGGCGAACATGCCGATAACAACGTCGACATCCAGGAATTCATGGTTATGCCGGTTGGCGCAGAAACGTTCCGCCACGCTGTACGCATGGGCGCTGAAATCTTCCATAACTTGAAGAGCGTTTTAAAAGAAAAAGGCTATAACACATCTGTCGGCGATGAAGGCGGATTTGCACCGAACCTTGGTTCGAACGAAGAAGCCCTTCAAACGATCATGGAAGCCATTGAAAAAGCCGGCTACAAACCAGGCGAAGACGTACTTCTTGCGATGGACGTTGCTTCTTCTGAAATCTATGACAAAGAAAAAGGCGTTTACAACTTGCCAGGCGACAACACAGTGAAAACTTCTGCTGAAATGGTTGACTGGTATGAAGAACTTGCCAACAAATACCCGATCGTTTCCATTGAAGACGGATTGGATGAAAACGACTGGGAAGGCCACAAATTGCTGACAGAACGCATTGGCGACCGCGTCCAATTGGTTGGTGACGATCTGTTCGTTACCAACACGAAAAAATTGGCACAAGGAATCGAGCAAGGCGTCGGCAACTCAATCTTGATCAAAGTAAACCAAATCGGTACTTTGACAGAAACATTCGATGCGATTGAAATGGCAAAACGTGCGGGCTACACTGCCGTTATCAGCCACCGTTCAGGCGAATCTGAAGATGTAACGATTGCAGATATCGCAGTTGCGACAAACGCTGGACAGATCAAAACAGGAGCTCCGTCGCGTACGGACCGTGTAGCGAAATACAACCAATTGCTTCGCATCGAAGACCAATTGAATGAGACATCGAAATACCTCGGCGTTAAAACTTTCTACAACTTGAAGAAATAA
- the secG gene encoding preprotein translocase subunit SecG: MHTLLMTLLVIVSLALIVVVLLQSGKSAGLSGAISGGAEQLFGKQKARGLDLVLQRVTIVLAALFFILAIAVTKV, encoded by the coding sequence ATGCATACGTTGTTAATGACATTACTCGTCATCGTATCGCTCGCTTTAATCGTTGTCGTATTATTGCAATCAGGAAAAAGTGCAGGTCTTTCAGGAGCCATCTCCGGTGGAGCAGAGCAACTTTTCGGCAAGCAAAAAGCCCGTGGTTTGGACCTAGTCCTTCAACGCGTAACGATTGTACTTGCTGCCTTATTCTTTATTCTGGCTATCGCCGTTACAAAAGTTTAA
- a CDS encoding alpha/beta hydrolase, with product MRVSQPKPFFFKAGPRAVLLLHGFTGNSADVRMLGRFLEKQGYTSLAPHYAGHGVEPEKLLPTGPEDWWKDVENAYNQLKDEGYEEIAVAGLSLGGVFTLKIGYTFPVKGLVTMCAPMHMKTTDLMYEGVVKYAREYKKYEGKDEHVIEEEMKKFQERPMESLADLRKLIGHVREQVDHVYAPLFVVQGSLDDVIDTDSANIIYEEAESFQKNIKWYEKSGHVITLGKEKQQLHEDILAFLESLDWSV from the coding sequence ATGCGAGTTTCGCAGCCAAAACCATTTTTCTTTAAAGCAGGGCCGAGAGCGGTCTTGTTGCTTCACGGATTTACAGGGAATTCAGCTGATGTCCGGATGCTTGGGCGATTCCTTGAAAAACAAGGGTATACGTCTTTAGCGCCCCATTACGCAGGGCACGGAGTGGAGCCGGAAAAACTGCTTCCGACCGGTCCTGAAGACTGGTGGAAAGACGTTGAAAACGCTTATAATCAGTTAAAAGATGAAGGGTACGAGGAAATTGCGGTGGCCGGATTGTCGCTCGGCGGCGTATTTACCTTAAAGATAGGGTATACATTCCCTGTAAAGGGGCTAGTCACGATGTGCGCACCGATGCATATGAAGACGACCGATCTGATGTATGAAGGGGTTGTAAAATATGCCCGTGAATACAAGAAATATGAAGGAAAAGACGAACACGTTATCGAAGAAGAAATGAAGAAGTTTCAAGAACGCCCGATGGAGTCATTGGCGGATTTGCGGAAACTGATTGGCCATGTGAGAGAACAGGTCGATCATGTGTACGCACCGTTATTTGTCGTCCAGGGGTCATTAGATGATGTGATCGACACAGATTCTGCCAATATCATTTATGAAGAGGCGGAATCATTCCAGAAAAACATTAAGTGGTATGAGAAATCAGGGCATGTCATTACGCTAGGCAAAGAAAAACAGCAATTGCATGAAGACATCTTAGCATTTCTCGAATCGCTTGATTGGAGCGTGTAA